A window of the Equus asinus isolate D_3611 breed Donkey chromosome 20, EquAss-T2T_v2, whole genome shotgun sequence genome harbors these coding sequences:
- the MISFA gene encoding mitochondrial sheath formation-associated protein yields MIVLGWMLFVGLACYMGTFPEFLPPTLKWKERWPVQESKARLRSRAVDEDLQLNNVEGI; encoded by the exons ATGATTGTGCTTGGCTGGATGCTTTTTGTTGGACTTGCATGTTACATGGGCACATTTCCGGAGTTCTTG CCGCCAACTCTGAAGTGGAAAGAGAGGTGGCCTGTTCAGGAGAGCAAGGCACGACTGAGGAGCCGGGCTGTGGATGAAGATCTGCAACT GAACAATGTGGAAGGGATTTAA